One sulfur-oxidizing endosymbiont of Gigantopelta aegis genomic region harbors:
- a CDS encoding PfkB family carbohydrate kinase, whose product MANILCTGIATLDIINTVENYPAEDDEIRIIAHEKRRGGNATNTAVVLSQLGHQCHWAGTLANDSDQHIILSELQAFNINYDYCDFQAQGKIPTSYITLSQETGSRTICHYRDLAELTFNAFKKINLQAFDWFHFEGRNIKQTMQMMQWCKQQYPDIPLSVEIEKPCEAICSLFSFADIIFFSQSYAHSLNYTSAHDLCQSIGKQYPEKIISCAWGKDGAGASLQEQYVWQKAVVIKAIDTLAAGDVFNAAMIDQQLKKTSLKSSLQYACQLAANKCQRQGITKLSRRN is encoded by the coding sequence ATGGCTAATATTTTATGCACTGGCATCGCCACTTTGGATATCATCAATACCGTGGAAAACTATCCTGCTGAAGACGATGAAATTCGGATTATTGCACATGAGAAGCGCCGAGGCGGCAATGCCACTAATACCGCCGTGGTTCTAAGTCAACTAGGTCATCAATGTCATTGGGCGGGCACTTTAGCCAATGACAGTGATCAACATATCATTCTGTCAGAGCTACAAGCATTTAATATTAATTATGACTATTGTGATTTTCAGGCTCAGGGTAAAATTCCTACCTCCTATATCACTCTTAGTCAGGAGACTGGCTCAAGAACCATTTGCCATTATCGAGACTTAGCTGAGCTCACATTTAATGCCTTTAAAAAAATTAATTTACAGGCATTTGACTGGTTTCATTTTGAAGGCAGAAATATCAAGCAGACAATGCAAATGATGCAATGGTGTAAACAACAATACCCTGACATCCCACTGTCAGTAGAAATTGAAAAACCATGCGAAGCCATCTGTTCATTATTTTCCTTTGCTGATATTATCTTCTTTTCTCAAAGCTATGCTCACTCATTGAACTACACCTCTGCACATGACTTATGCCAGAGCATTGGCAAGCAATACCCGGAAAAAATCATTAGCTGTGCTTGGGGGAAAGACGGTGCAGGTGCTTCGTTGCAAGAGCAATATGTTTGGCAAAAAGCCGTAGTCATCAAGGCCATTGATACACTCGCAGCCGGAGATGTGTTTAACGCAGCAATGATCGACCAACAACTTAAAAAAACATCTTTAAAAAGCAGTCTACAATATGCCTGTCAACTGGCGGCTAATAAATGCCAGCGTCAGGGTATTACAAAATTAAGCAGAAGAAATTAA
- a CDS encoding SCP-2 sterol transfer family protein: MGDEWNNDPLIVDPLNKAGFSSKISYGFIGDEHPKCLLDIVNGKIVNAALYSDEKIDWDLRADKKNWEKWISKGFGLTKLGPAVATRSLQFAQGDYRQMIRNPLLSRPFLRHFVLMTKLGTTY, encoded by the coding sequence TTGGGAGATGAATGGAATAATGATCCTTTGATTGTTGATCCCTTAAATAAGGCTGGTTTCTCTTCCAAAATATCCTATGGTTTTATTGGTGATGAACACCCCAAGTGCCTACTGGATATTGTTAATGGAAAAATCGTCAATGCAGCTTTGTATAGTGATGAAAAAATTGATTGGGATTTGCGTGCTGACAAAAAAAATTGGGAAAAATGGATTTCCAAGGGCTTCGGTCTGACCAAATTAGGCCCTGCTGTGGCCACACGTTCCTTACAGTTTGCTCAGGGTGATTATCGTCAAATGATCCGCAATCCTTTACTAAGCAGACCCTTTTTACGCCACTTTGTATTAATGACCAAGCTTGGTACTACCTATTAA
- the nadA gene encoding quinolinate synthase NadA, whose translation MSKQVTINWSESVPSTDEIERSKPTISSAQQDQLIARIKHLLIEQNAVLVAHYYTDPILQQLADETGGCVSDSLEMARFGKASPANKIIVAGVRFMGETAKILSPEKSVYMPNLEATCSLDLGCAAEDFIPFCDAHPDHTVVVYANTSAKVKARADWVVTSGIATKVIEHLASEGKKILWAPDRHLGKYIQSITNADMLLWQASCIVHDEFRADALLTLKEKHPDAKVLVHPESPYTVVEMADVVGSTTQLISAVQNMPEKTFIVATDNRIFYKMQQSAPDKILIEAPTGGAGATCTMCAHCSWMAMNTLQGILEVLEQGSNEVTVAEEVRLKAFESTQRLLDFAASIKK comes from the coding sequence ATGAGTAAACAAGTCACAATTAATTGGAGCGAGAGCGTTCCAAGCACCGATGAAATTGAGCGCAGCAAACCAACTATCAGCAGTGCTCAACAAGATCAACTCATCGCCCGCATTAAACACTTACTGATTGAGCAAAATGCGGTATTAGTCGCACATTATTACACCGACCCGATATTACAACAATTAGCCGATGAAACCGGTGGCTGTGTGTCTGATTCACTGGAAATGGCACGCTTTGGCAAGGCCAGTCCAGCCAACAAAATCATTGTTGCCGGGGTTCGCTTTATGGGTGAAACAGCAAAAATTCTGTCCCCGGAAAAAAGCGTTTATATGCCCAATCTAGAGGCCACTTGTTCATTGGATCTCGGCTGTGCGGCAGAAGATTTCATTCCCTTTTGTGATGCCCACCCGGATCATACCGTCGTGGTTTACGCCAATACCAGCGCTAAAGTTAAAGCGCGTGCTGACTGGGTTGTCACTTCCGGTATTGCCACTAAAGTGATCGAACATCTAGCCAGTGAAGGTAAAAAAATTCTTTGGGCGCCCGATCGTCACTTAGGCAAATATATTCAAAGTATTACCAATGCCGATATGTTGCTTTGGCAAGCCTCTTGTATTGTTCATGATGAGTTTCGTGCTGACGCTCTCTTAACACTAAAAGAAAAGCATCCCGATGCCAAAGTGCTGGTGCATCCTGAATCGCCTTATACTGTCGTTGAGATGGCCGATGTCGTCGGTTCGACTACTCAGCTAATTAGTGCGGTACAAAACATGCCCGAAAAAACATTTATTGTTGCCACAGATAACCGTATTTTTTATAAAATGCAACAATCTGCACCGGACAAAATACTCATTGAAGCCCCTACCGGTGGTGCGGGAGCGACCTGTACCATGTGCGCCCATTGTTCATGGATGGCGATGAATACGCTACAGGGAATTTTAGAGGTGTTAGAGCAAGGCAGTAATGAAGTCACTGTTGCTGAAGAGGTGCGCCTAAAAGCCTTTGAATCAACGCAACGCTTATTGGACTTCGCTGCTTCAATCAAAAAGTAA
- a CDS encoding DNA-binding domain-containing protein, protein MNEITVKETLSVNSSPLRTLQQQMLSWLQEADPLIKQSVTGTVKVPVETRLAIYANAYRFRLVEALEENFPALNTLLGDEAFFQLGTAYLEANPSRHYSLRYFGHQMSDFLTYSPDYQAQTILSEMAEFEWLLRDVFDAADSKLMTLDDLQQFEPQLWPQIKFIFHPSLKRIDLTHNVPQLWQVIDKEEPKIDIEKNDYPIAWCLWRNKDLLSLYRSMDVDEAWAMDAMMSGADFSAVCSGICEWVDEQNAALRAVGFMQNWINDGFIKEIAL, encoded by the coding sequence ATGAATGAGATTACAGTTAAAGAGACTCTTTCCGTCAACTCCTCACCTCTGCGTACTTTGCAACAGCAAATGCTGAGTTGGTTACAAGAAGCTGATCCATTGATCAAACAATCGGTAACGGGCACTGTAAAAGTGCCGGTAGAAACACGCTTGGCTATTTATGCCAATGCTTACCGTTTTCGATTGGTCGAAGCCTTAGAAGAAAATTTCCCTGCCTTGAATACTTTGTTGGGAGATGAAGCTTTTTTTCAGCTAGGCACGGCTTATCTTGAGGCCAATCCATCCAGACATTACTCTTTACGTTATTTTGGTCATCAGATGAGTGATTTTTTAACATACAGTCCTGACTATCAGGCACAAACCATTTTGTCAGAAATGGCTGAATTTGAATGGTTATTGAGAGATGTGTTTGATGCCGCTGATAGTAAGTTAATGACTTTGGATGATTTACAGCAATTTGAACCGCAATTATGGCCACAAATAAAGTTTATCTTTCATCCAAGCCTTAAACGAATTGATCTGACTCATAATGTGCCGCAATTATGGCAAGTGATTGATAAAGAAGAGCCAAAAATCGACATTGAAAAAAATGATTATCCGATTGCTTGGTGTCTTTGGCGCAACAAGGATTTACTCAGCTTATATCGTTCTATGGATGTTGATGAAGCCTGGGCAATGGATGCGATGATGTCAGGGGCAGACTTTTCAGCTGTTTGTAGTGGTATTTGTGAATGGGTCGATGAGCAAAATGCCGCACTTCGGGCGGTAGGCTTTATGCAAAATTGGATCAATGACGGTTTTATTAAAGAAATTGCCCTATGA
- a CDS encoding DUF692 domain-containing protein, with amino-acid sequence MDTSKKYPGLGFGLGLRKEHYQTIIDSNTNKESSPLNIDWFEVLTENYLIPGGKPLYFLQQIAEQYPMVMHGVSMNIGNTEPLDKHYLGQIKALKEQLNAHWLSDHLCWTGTNGSNAHDLLPLPYTEESIKHVAERISQVQDFLGCRMLIENVSSYVSYKQSEMTEWEFLTELAERADCLLLLDINNIYVSSVNHEFNPLDYLLSIPQHRVQQFHLAGHSDYGDYVIDTHDMPVCDPVWELYAKAVERFGETTFMIERDDNIPELDELLQELKLARAISAQVLQQGHSADLVKNLQAKIPTVKVSDYPSQSENARLANEQRLSL; translated from the coding sequence ATGGATACAAGCAAAAAATACCCGGGGCTGGGTTTTGGCCTTGGCTTAAGAAAAGAACACTATCAAACTATTATCGATTCGAATACAAATAAAGAATCATCCCCCCTCAATATCGACTGGTTCGAAGTCCTTACCGAAAATTATTTAATACCCGGTGGTAAACCACTTTATTTTTTGCAGCAAATTGCTGAACAGTATCCCATGGTGATGCATGGTGTCTCAATGAATATTGGTAATACGGAACCATTGGATAAACACTATTTGGGGCAAATAAAAGCCTTAAAAGAACAGCTTAATGCCCACTGGTTGTCGGATCATTTATGTTGGACAGGCACCAATGGGAGCAATGCTCATGATCTCCTGCCGCTGCCCTATACTGAAGAAAGCATCAAACACGTTGCTGAACGCATCTCTCAGGTGCAGGACTTTCTCGGTTGTCGTATGTTGATTGAAAATGTTTCCAGTTATGTGAGTTACAAACAATCAGAGATGACAGAGTGGGAATTCTTAACGGAACTGGCTGAGCGGGCAGATTGCTTATTATTGTTGGATATCAACAATATCTACGTTTCATCGGTAAACCATGAATTTAATCCACTGGATTATTTATTGTCAATTCCTCAACACCGAGTACAACAATTCCATTTGGCCGGCCATAGTGATTATGGTGACTATGTGATTGATACCCATGATATGCCCGTTTGTGATCCAGTATGGGAATTGTATGCCAAAGCGGTCGAACGTTTTGGCGAGACGACATTTATGATTGAGCGGGATGATAATATTCCCGAGTTGGATGAATTATTGCAGGAATTGAAGCTGGCAAGAGCAATATCAGCTCAGGTTTTGCAGCAGGGTCACTCTGCTGACTTAGTTAAAAATTTACAAGCAAAAATTCCGACAGTAAAGGTGTCGGATTATCCGTCTCAGTCTGAAAATGCTAGGTTAGCAAACGAACAAAGACTTAGCCTATGA
- a CDS encoding HIT domain-containing protein, with product MNNELFASKEQFRHAFEQGLVNLLDHDGLGIFILVLANASFDQHVHDYTHEALLHKYHELTKKYRFLIQDGQLLTEPEDDILVFLKLMAMGFDKVSQTEFRHTEQWELQFNHIRSLRPARISKNIIDGIHLEFDPDGFHFNKPFLQKESYWNGIMNGKHLDIFYNKFPFARFHSLLVPEKESALAQYLTPNYHEYIWQITAQLGETLPGIGMAYNSYGAFSSINHLHFHLFIKDHPLPVTDSVWTHNGGEKDYPITCRVFDDMHEAWRFIDSLHQQQISYNLIYQPGIIYCLPRQLQGTYPDASWSSGFAWYEVSGGFTTFNHTQFTDLDCQQLERELSHLKIELET from the coding sequence ATGAATAACGAATTATTTGCCTCAAAAGAACAATTTCGCCATGCTTTTGAACAAGGTTTGGTCAACTTGCTGGATCATGATGGTCTGGGGATTTTTATCCTAGTATTAGCCAATGCCAGTTTTGATCAGCATGTGCATGATTATACCCATGAAGCCCTATTGCACAAATACCATGAACTGACTAAAAAATACCGTTTTTTAATCCAAGATGGGCAATTACTCACAGAACCCGAAGATGATATTTTGGTCTTTTTAAAGCTTATGGCCATGGGTTTTGACAAGGTGAGTCAAACTGAGTTTCGCCACACTGAGCAATGGGAACTGCAATTTAACCACATACGTTCACTCAGACCCGCTCGGATCAGCAAAAATATCATTGATGGCATCCATCTGGAATTCGACCCCGATGGCTTTCATTTTAATAAACCTTTTTTACAAAAAGAAAGTTATTGGAATGGCATCATGAATGGCAAACATTTAGATATTTTTTATAATAAATTTCCTTTTGCCCGCTTTCATTCGCTCCTCGTACCAGAAAAAGAGAGTGCACTGGCACAGTATTTAACGCCAAACTACCATGAATATATCTGGCAAATAACAGCACAGCTCGGTGAGACCTTGCCCGGCATAGGTATGGCCTATAATTCCTATGGCGCATTTTCATCCATCAATCACCTACATTTTCACCTCTTCATTAAAGATCACCCCTTACCGGTCACCGATTCGGTCTGGACTCACAATGGCGGAGAGAAAGACTATCCCATCACCTGTCGGGTCTTTGATGATATGCATGAGGCCTGGCGGTTTATTGATAGCCTGCATCAGCAACAAATCAGTTATAATCTTATTTATCAGCCGGGCATTATTTATTGTCTGCCTCGTCAGCTACAAGGTACTTATCCTGATGCCAGTTGGAGTAGTGGCTTTGCCTGGTATGAGGTGAGCGGTGGTTTTACCACCTTTAATCACACCCAATTTACAGATTTAGACTGCCAGCAACTGGAACGAGAGCTATCGCACTTAAAAATCGAGCTTGAGACTTGA
- a CDS encoding zinc-ribbon domain-containing protein: MKTEAPKPTQDEQHFCSHCGNEIEADAGSCPICNAPTHFHGKDWQKKTPRNFIYYFIGVVIFCVLVIIIAPR; encoded by the coding sequence ATGAAGACAGAAGCCCCCAAGCCAACACAGGACGAACAACATTTTTGTAGCCATTGCGGCAATGAAATAGAAGCTGATGCAGGCAGTTGTCCGATCTGTAATGCCCCAACCCACTTCCATGGTAAAGACTGGCAGAAAAAAACCCCAAGAAATTTTATCTATTATTTTATTGGTGTGGTTATTTTCTGCGTTTTAGTCATTATTATTGCTCCTCGGTAA
- a CDS encoding NADP-dependent isocitrate dehydrogenase: MVSSSSKPKFLYTLTDEAPALATRSFLPIIEAFTAAAGIEIESKDISLAARILACFPDKLNTDQQVVDALAELGQLVKLADTNIIKLPNISASIPQLKATIEELQSQGFALPDYPEAPSNDADKEIKTRYDSVKGSAVNPVLREGNSDRRAPGAVKQYAKSNPHSMGAWQADSKTHVASMSENDFYGSENSLTLDKDCEFKIELHSNSGQTTLLKDKAPLLKGEVIDTSVLSKNALRSFLAEQMDDAKANGVLLSIHLKATMMKVSDPIIFGHVVSVYFQSLFTKHADTFTELGINANNGLGDLYNKIESLPTDKQAEIKADIQACYDARPELAMVDSDAGITNLHVPSDVIIDASMPASIRSSGKMWGKDGQLHDTKAIIPDRCYAGIYQQTIEFCKQQGAFDPTTMGSVQNIGLMAQKAEEYGSHDKTFEIPEDGTVKVVDNNGDVLLAQKVAEGDIWRMCQVKDAPIQDWVKLAVNRAKATKMPTIFWLDSQRAHDAQLITKVETYLADYDLSDTDIKIMSPEDAIDFSLAHIKAGKDTISVTGNVLRDYLTDLFPILELGTSAKMLSIVPLMNGGGLFETGAGGSAPKHVQQFLAENHLRWDSLGEFLALTVSLEHVANTYDNSKAQVLADTLDQATTEFLQNNKSPSRKVGELDNRGSHFYLTLYWAQALAKQTQDSELQTHFSALAKALSDNEAAIVSELNAAQGAAVQLNGYYHADMDLVKQYMRPSSTFNNALSLLS, encoded by the coding sequence ATGGTATCCAGTTCATCTAAACCTAAATTTTTATACACTCTCACGGATGAAGCGCCTGCATTGGCAACCCGGTCATTCTTACCCATTATCGAAGCTTTTACGGCGGCGGCGGGTATTGAAATAGAAAGCAAAGATATTTCCCTTGCAGCACGTATTCTGGCCTGTTTTCCAGATAAACTTAATACCGATCAACAAGTCGTCGATGCCTTAGCAGAACTGGGGCAATTGGTAAAACTTGCCGATACCAATATCATTAAATTACCCAATATCAGTGCTTCAATTCCACAGCTAAAAGCCACCATTGAAGAACTACAATCTCAGGGCTTTGCCTTGCCGGACTATCCTGAAGCACCTTCTAACGATGCCGATAAAGAAATAAAAACACGTTATGACAGCGTTAAGGGCAGTGCCGTTAATCCCGTATTACGGGAAGGCAACTCTGATCGCCGCGCTCCCGGTGCGGTCAAGCAATACGCCAAAAGCAATCCTCACTCCATGGGTGCCTGGCAGGCTGATTCTAAAACCCATGTGGCCAGCATGAGTGAAAATGATTTTTATGGCAGTGAAAACTCACTAACCTTAGATAAGGATTGTGAGTTTAAAATAGAGCTACATAGCAATAGCGGACAGACCACGCTTTTAAAAGACAAAGCTCCCCTGCTCAAAGGTGAAGTCATTGACACCTCAGTGTTGAGCAAAAATGCCTTACGCAGCTTTTTAGCCGAGCAAATGGATGATGCCAAGGCCAATGGAGTCTTGCTTTCAATACACCTCAAGGCCACCATGATGAAGGTATCTGATCCCATTATTTTTGGTCATGTGGTATCCGTTTACTTTCAAAGTCTTTTTACTAAACACGCTGATACCTTTACTGAACTGGGCATCAATGCTAATAATGGCCTGGGGGATTTATACAACAAGATTGAAAGCTTGCCCACAGACAAACAAGCTGAAATCAAAGCTGATATTCAAGCCTGTTATGATGCACGCCCTGAGTTAGCCATGGTCGATTCAGATGCAGGTATTACCAATTTACACGTACCCAGTGATGTGATCATTGATGCCTCTATGCCCGCTAGCATTCGTAGCTCTGGAAAAATGTGGGGCAAAGACGGTCAGTTACACGATACCAAGGCAATTATTCCTGATCGTTGCTATGCAGGTATTTATCAACAAACCATTGAATTTTGTAAGCAACAGGGTGCATTTGATCCCACCACCATGGGCTCTGTACAAAACATTGGCCTGATGGCACAAAAAGCGGAGGAATATGGTTCTCACGATAAAACCTTTGAAATTCCTGAAGATGGCACCGTTAAGGTTGTTGATAATAATGGCGATGTTTTATTAGCACAAAAAGTTGCTGAGGGTGACATCTGGAGAATGTGTCAGGTTAAAGATGCACCGATTCAAGATTGGGTTAAGCTCGCAGTCAATCGTGCCAAAGCCACCAAAATGCCCACTATTTTTTGGCTCGACAGCCAACGGGCACACGATGCTCAATTAATCACAAAAGTAGAAACTTATCTGGCTGATTATGATTTATCCGATACAGATATTAAAATCATGTCACCCGAAGATGCTATCGACTTCTCTTTGGCACACATCAAAGCAGGCAAGGATACTATTTCAGTCACGGGCAATGTACTACGTGATTACCTCACCGATTTATTCCCAATTCTTGAACTGGGTACCAGTGCCAAAATGCTTTCGATAGTGCCACTCATGAATGGTGGTGGTTTATTTGAAACCGGTGCGGGTGGTTCAGCTCCTAAACACGTACAACAGTTTTTGGCAGAAAATCATTTACGTTGGGATTCTTTGGGTGAGTTTTTAGCGCTAACAGTGTCACTTGAACATGTCGCCAATACTTATGACAATAGCAAGGCTCAAGTCCTAGCTGATACATTGGATCAGGCCACTACTGAATTTCTGCAAAACAATAAATCGCCTTCTCGCAAAGTGGGCGAGTTAGATAATCGTGGTAGCCATTTTTATCTCACCTTATACTGGGCACAGGCATTAGCGAAGCAAACTCAGGACAGCGAGCTACAAACTCACTTCAGTGCTTTGGCTAAGGCTTTAAGTGATAATGAAGCAGCAATTGTCAGTGAATTGAATGCCGCACAAGGTGCTGCAGTTCAACTCAATGGTTATTATCATGCGGATATGGACTTGGTCAAACAGTATATGCGACCCAGTAGTACGTTTAATAATGCCCTATCTTTATTGTCATAA
- a CDS encoding S1 family peptidase, with product MRLIVFKIALLIMLLLSENLFAQTLPQTIAQIKPSIVGVGTLQTTRRPPSNLLGTGFIVADGYHVITNFHVVPKKLNTERRESLVIFYQHNKKIQYRKARVLASDEEHDLALLRIEGTKFPALKIETRRKPQEGESIAFTGFPIGAVLGLYPVTHRGIISALSPVVIPAPSASTLTIKMIKRLKNPYFVYQLDATAYPGNSGSPMFSAENGKVLGVINKVFIKESKESILQKPSGITYAIPAKYIVKLLKDNHIKPY from the coding sequence ATGAGATTGATTGTATTTAAAATAGCCTTATTGATAATGCTACTGCTGAGCGAAAATTTATTCGCTCAAACACTGCCTCAGACTATTGCTCAAATAAAACCTTCTATTGTCGGTGTGGGGACGCTACAAACGACTCGCAGGCCGCCTTCCAACTTGCTCGGAACCGGTTTTATCGTTGCCGATGGCTATCATGTCATTACTAACTTTCATGTTGTTCCCAAAAAACTCAATACCGAGAGAAGAGAATCGCTGGTGATTTTTTACCAGCACAATAAAAAAATTCAATACCGCAAAGCCAGAGTGCTTGCCAGTGATGAAGAGCATGATCTGGCACTACTCAGAATTGAAGGCACAAAGTTTCCCGCACTCAAAATTGAAACCCGTCGTAAGCCTCAAGAAGGTGAAAGTATTGCCTTTACTGGATTTCCCATTGGCGCTGTTCTTGGGCTATACCCTGTCACCCATAGAGGTATTATTTCTGCCCTTTCCCCAGTGGTCATACCTGCGCCTAGTGCCTCGACACTGACAATAAAAATGATTAAACGCTTAAAAAATCCTTATTTTGTCTATCAATTAGATGCCACAGCCTATCCAGGTAATAGCGGTAGCCCAATGTTCAGTGCAGAAAATGGCAAAGTGCTGGGTGTTATCAACAAGGTATTCATTAAGGAAAGCAAAGAAAGTATCTTGCAAAAACCCAGTGGCATTACCTATGCTATTCCAGCCAAATACATTGTTAAACTACTCAAAGACAATCACATCAAACCTTATTGA
- the pgi gene encoding glucose-6-phosphate isomerase, with protein MIKELIDSPAWLALKAHYEEVKDLHMRDLFAEDPLRFDNFSTHLNDILLDYSKNRVTEETMELLFALARQGNVEEWRDHMFSGEKINLTENRSVLHTALRNRSNKPIRVNGRNVMPQIKAVLAHMRDFSEQVRSGEWHGYNGSKIKNIINIGIGGSDLGPHVICESMKPYAQRGLKAYFVSNADATHLVETLKQVEPESTLFVIASKTFTTQETMLNAYSARKWFMDLVGNEKAIEKHFVAVTTNIELATDFGINENNIFAFWNWVGGRYSLWSSVGLTIALYLGMDHFEALLEGAYEMDQHFQKAPLEENIPVIMALLGIWYNNFFDAQSHAIMPYSQYLERLPAYLQQLDMESNGKTIDRKGHRVNYLTGPIIWGQSGTNGQHAFFQLLHQGTKPVPADFLIPAMSQNPLGMHHRVLFSNCLAQTKALMLGKRYAEAVEEMKHQGFDKEYIEEVIQHKVFDGNKPTNTIIFESLTPKTLGSILAMYEHKVFVQGVIWNINSFDQWGVEYGKVLAGQIQTDLSTPGDVSNHDSSTNGLINYRKRVYFDQIEKNKID; from the coding sequence ATGATAAAAGAATTAATTGACTCACCTGCCTGGCTGGCACTTAAGGCGCATTATGAAGAAGTGAAAGATCTTCACATGCGGGACTTATTTGCTGAAGATCCGCTACGTTTTGATAATTTTTCTACCCACTTGAATGATATTTTATTGGACTATTCAAAAAACCGGGTGACTGAGGAAACAATGGAGTTGCTATTTGCACTGGCGCGACAGGGCAATGTAGAAGAATGGCGTGATCACATGTTTTCGGGGGAGAAAATAAATCTCACAGAAAATCGTTCGGTATTGCACACAGCCTTAAGAAATCGTTCTAATAAGCCGATTCGAGTGAATGGCCGTAATGTCATGCCGCAGATCAAAGCCGTACTGGCGCACATGCGCGATTTTTCTGAGCAAGTACGTTCTGGTGAATGGCATGGCTATAATGGCTCTAAAATAAAAAATATTATTAATATCGGTATCGGTGGTTCTGATTTAGGTCCTCATGTGATTTGTGAATCAATGAAACCCTATGCACAACGTGGTTTAAAGGCTTATTTTGTTTCGAATGCCGACGCCACTCATTTGGTGGAAACCTTAAAACAAGTAGAACCTGAATCCACCTTATTTGTCATTGCCTCAAAAACCTTCACCACGCAAGAAACCATGCTCAACGCCTATAGTGCCAGAAAATGGTTTATGGACTTAGTGGGCAATGAGAAAGCCATTGAAAAACATTTTGTGGCAGTCACAACGAATATTGAATTGGCTACTGATTTTGGTATCAATGAAAATAATATCTTTGCCTTTTGGAACTGGGTTGGTGGCCGATATTCACTCTGGTCATCGGTTGGTTTGACCATCGCGCTTTATTTGGGTATGGATCATTTTGAAGCCCTATTGGAAGGTGCTTATGAAATGGATCAGCATTTTCAAAAAGCACCTTTAGAAGAAAATATTCCGGTCATTATGGCCTTGCTGGGTATTTGGTATAACAATTTCTTTGATGCGCAAAGTCATGCCATTATGCCTTATAGTCAGTACTTAGAGCGCCTCCCTGCTTATTTGCAACAATTGGATATGGAAAGTAATGGTAAAACCATTGATCGTAAAGGTCATCGTGTTAATTATCTCACTGGCCCTATAATCTGGGGGCAATCGGGCACAAATGGCCAGCACGCATTTTTCCAATTGTTACATCAGGGAACCAAGCCAGTTCCAGCCGATTTTTTAATTCCTGCCATGAGTCAAAACCCTTTGGGTATGCATCATCGGGTGTTGTTTTCCAATTGTCTGGCACAAACTAAGGCACTCATGTTGGGCAAGCGCTATGCAGAAGCGGTAGAAGAAATGAAGCATCAGGGCTTTGATAAAGAATACATAGAAGAAGTCATACAACATAAAGTATTTGATGGTAACAAACCGACTAATACTATTATATTCGAAAGCCTCACCCCAAAAACACTCGGTTCTATTTTAGCCATGTATGAGCATAAGGTCTTTGTGCAAGGGGTTATCTGGAATATAAATTCTTTTGACCAATGGGGTGTGGAGTATGGCAAAGTGCTAGCAGGTCAGATCCAAACGGATCTATCAACACCGGGCGATGTGAGTAATCATGACTCATCGACCAATGGCTTGATCAATTACCGTAAACGGGTTTATTTTGATCAAATTGAAAAAAACAAAATCGATTAA